The Buttiauxella selenatireducens genome has a window encoding:
- a CDS encoding cupin domain-containing protein yields the protein MFTFIKDTQLEDLGAGVSRRILAHDGKMMAVQVNFEKGAIGPMHNHPHEQLTYVLSGEFEFTIGEETQRVSAGDTLYKEPHVMHGCVCLAAGTLLDTFTPIREDFLKK from the coding sequence ATGTTCACTTTTATTAAAGATACTCAATTGGAAGATTTAGGTGCGGGCGTGAGCCGCCGCATTCTCGCGCACGACGGTAAAATGATGGCGGTGCAGGTAAACTTTGAAAAAGGTGCCATCGGCCCGATGCATAATCACCCGCATGAGCAGTTAACTTATGTGCTGTCTGGCGAATTTGAATTCACTATCGGTGAAGAAACCCAGCGCGTTAGCGCAGGCGACACCCTGTATAAAGAACCTCACGTGATGCACGGTTGCGTTTGCCTTGCCGCAGGCACGCTGCTGGATACCTTCACTCCAATACGTGAAGACTTCCTGAAGAAATAA
- a CDS encoding carbohydrate ABC transporter permease, with the protein MNENKMLGLAWISPYIIGLLIFTAFPFVSSFFLSFTEYDLMNPPVFTGIENYRYMLTEDSLFWKSMGVTFAYVFLTIPLKLAFALGIAFVLNFKLRGIGFFRTAYYIPSILGSSVAIAVLWRALFAIDGLLNSFIGVFGLDPVNWLGEPSLALMSVTLLRVWQFGSAMVIFLAALQNVPQSQYEAAMIDGASKWQMFMKVTVPLITPVIFFNFIMQTTQAFQEFTAPYIITGGGPTHYTYLFSLYIYDTAFKYFDMGYGAALAWVLFLVVAVFASIAFKSSKYWVFYSADKGGKNG; encoded by the coding sequence ATGAATGAAAACAAAATGCTGGGATTGGCATGGATATCGCCCTACATAATCGGGTTGCTTATCTTTACTGCCTTCCCGTTTGTTTCATCTTTCTTCCTCAGTTTTACTGAGTACGATTTGATGAACCCGCCGGTGTTCACCGGTATTGAAAACTATCGCTACATGTTGACCGAAGATTCACTCTTCTGGAAATCCATGGGCGTGACGTTTGCGTACGTGTTTTTAACTATCCCGTTAAAACTCGCTTTCGCACTGGGTATCGCCTTTGTTCTGAACTTTAAACTGCGCGGCATCGGTTTCTTCCGTACTGCGTATTACATCCCATCCATTCTGGGTAGCTCGGTGGCTATCGCGGTTTTATGGCGTGCGCTGTTTGCTATCGATGGACTGCTCAACAGCTTTATCGGCGTGTTTGGTTTGGACCCGGTGAACTGGCTGGGCGAGCCTTCTCTGGCGCTGATGTCCGTTACGCTGCTGCGTGTCTGGCAGTTCGGTTCTGCAATGGTCATCTTCCTTGCCGCGTTGCAAAACGTCCCGCAATCACAATATGAAGCAGCAATGATCGACGGTGCGTCTAAATGGCAGATGTTTATGAAAGTGACGGTGCCTTTGATTACACCGGTTATTTTCTTCAACTTCATTATGCAGACCACGCAGGCGTTCCAGGAGTTTACCGCGCCATACATCATTACCGGCGGCGGCCCGACTCACTATACCTACTTGTTCTCACTCTACATCTACGACACGGCGTTCAAATACTTCGATATGGGTTATGGCGCAGCGCTGGCGTGGGTTCTGTTCCTGGTCGTGGCGGTCTTTGCCTCCATCGCCTTTAAGTCATCGAAATACTGGGTGTTCTACTCCGCAGATAAGGGAGGCAAAAATGGCTGA